In a single window of the Anabas testudineus chromosome 19, fAnaTes1.2, whole genome shotgun sequence genome:
- the LOC113155907 gene encoding gap junction delta-3 protein: MGEWSFLGDLFDKLQSHSSMLGRFWLLLMLVFRILILGTVASDLFEDEQEEFACNTLQPGCKQVCYDMAFPISQYRFWVFHIVLIASPSLVFLVYAMHHNKRTSSSASSQNISPDYRKDLRIKKLYLINVAFRMVAEVGFLVSQWWLYGFKVEAQFPCSRFPCPYTVDCFTSRPAEKTIFLCFYFVVGVISATSSSAEFLYSSVKMFCSSQEPTCVCQNNHNLEVLEAEGTEDEKPGANTAAGSLSSSVRLKGRTLRSSSGGKVSSCGHKQRSGRCVRGKFLTV, translated from the coding sequence ATGGGTGAATGGAGCTTCCTTGGTGACCTCTTTGACAAACTCCAGTCGCACTCGTCAATGCTCGGTCGTTTCTGGCTCTTGCTCATGCTTGTGTTCAGGATACTGATCTTAGGGACGGTTGCCAGCGACTTGTTCGAGGACGAGCAAGAAGAGTTTGCCTGCAACACCCTCCAGCCCGGCTGCAAGCAGGTGTGCTACGACATGGCCTTCCCCATCTCTCAGTACAGGTTCTGGGTGTTTCATATAGTGCTTATAGCTTCACCTTCCTTGGTTTTCCTTGTGTACGCCATGCATCACAACAAAAGGACCAGCAGCTCCGCATCAAGCCAGAACATCAGCCCGGACTACAGAAAGGACCTGCGTATAAAGAAGCTCTATCTTATCAACGTGGCCTTCCGCATGGTGGCAGAAGTTGGCTTTTTAGTGAGCCAGTGGTGGCTGTATGGCTTCAAGGTGGAGGCCCAGTTCCCCTGCAGCCGCTTTCCCTGCCCCTACACAGTGGACTGCTTCACCTCCCGTCCTGCAGAGAAAACCATCTTCCTTTGCTTCTACTTCGTTGTGGGAGTGATATCAGCCACTTCCAGCAGTGCAGAGTTTCTCTACAGCTCGGTGAAGATGTTCTGCTCCAGCCAGGAGCCCACTTGTGTCTGTCAGAACAACCACAACTTGGAGGTACTGGAGGCAGAGGGGACGGAGGACGAGAAACCAGGAGCAAACACGGCGGCAGGGAGCTTGTCCAGCAGCGTGAGGCTGAAGGGACGAACGCTGAGGAGCAGCTCCGGTGGAAAGGTCTCCAGCTGCGGCCACAAGCAAAGAAGCGGAAGATGCGTGAGAGGGAAGTTTCTCACGGTGTGA